The Streptomyces sp. RKAG293 genome includes a region encoding these proteins:
- a CDS encoding Na(+)/H(+) antiporter subunit C, with product MNATVALIAAGGVLFACGTVLLLARPLTRILLGAVLLGNGVNLLVLATSGRSGKAPLLSPGTDPAVVSDPFPQAMALTAIVITLALTAFLLAMAYRSWQLTGSDDVQDDVEDIRVALRAEHEGTRAELRTVIRADRARQARAEDSEDLDDELWDNVLGADR from the coding sequence ATGAACGCCACCGTCGCCCTGATCGCCGCCGGCGGGGTGCTGTTCGCCTGCGGGACGGTGCTGCTGCTCGCCCGCCCGCTGACCCGCATCCTGCTCGGCGCCGTCCTGCTCGGCAACGGGGTGAACCTGCTGGTGCTGGCCACCTCGGGCCGTTCGGGGAAGGCGCCGCTGCTGTCCCCCGGCACCGATCCGGCGGTCGTCTCCGACCCGTTCCCGCAGGCGATGGCGCTGACCGCGATCGTGATCACCCTGGCGCTGACCGCGTTCCTGCTCGCGATGGCGTACCGCAGCTGGCAGCTGACCGGCAGCGACGACGTACAGGACGACGTCGAGGACATCCGGGTCGCGCTGCGGGCCGAACACGAGGGGACGCGCGCCGAGTTGCGGACGGTGATCCGCGCGGACCGGGCCCGGCAGGCGCGGGCCGAGGACTCCGAGGACCTCGACGACGAACTGTGGGACAACGTGCTGGGGGCCGACCGATGA
- a CDS encoding Na+/H+ antiporter subunit A gives MLALIAAHFVLAACATPLVRWLGRRAFLVLALAPAATTVWAFTQWAAVADGAVRTEQWRWAPALDLSIALRLDALGLLLTVLAGGVGTLVLVYCTGYFGDDEPGLANFAGALTAFAGAMLGLVLADDLILLYVFWELTTVFSFLLIGHLSEKKANRRSALQALLVTTVGGLAMLVGLLMLGQAAGTYRISVLVAHPPPLGGTAVPVALVLVLAGALSKSAIWPFSLWLPGAMAAPTPVSAYLHAAAMVKGGIYLVARFSPAFAVVAPWRGVTLTLGAATMLLGGWRALRETDLKRILAYGTVSQLGFLTALVGAGSRYTALAGATMLLTHALFKAPLFLVVGIVDHATGSRDIRRLAGLARAMPVVCGTACLAGASMAGLPPFLGFAAKEASFAALWAGGTADRLTLYATVAGSALTTAYTLRFLYGAFGPATSPDLPRATAHGGRTTAALWAPTALLALAGLVLGPGVGLLAPLMERYAAAFPSRGTPYHLALWHGAGLPLTLSEIAWAAGVALFVARNHLVRWGKRLALPSAEAAFAQILWQTERFALQLTGSIQRGSLPVYLGTALLVFSGAEAAALFTDRPWAWGGSPHLWDDAGQIAVAAAVAAAGVLCLPTRQRMKAVVLAGTTGYGTGVLFVLQGAPDLALTQFTVETTSIVVFVLVLRRLPHRFPPTATAWRRALHAALGVTTGTLAAGLTYLAVAARRHPSAGAAMVAETAHDGLKNVVATILVDLRAWDTMGESAVLAVAAVGVTSLVYLRRRAGALPRVPEDGGTAGVWASEVRAGPRAAPERTWLAAGDTLDPDRRSVVFEVVARLVFHPILVLSLYLLFCAENLPGGGFTAGLVAGLALVVRYLAGGRYELAEAAPVDAGFLLGTGLMISVGTGLGGLVLGSDVLDSGVFHTRLPLFGEVHVPSSVLFDFGVYLLVLGVVLDVLRSLGAKIDQQIEREEARRKA, from the coding sequence GTGCTCGCCCTGATCGCCGCCCACTTCGTGCTCGCCGCCTGCGCCACCCCTCTGGTGCGGTGGCTCGGCCGGCGAGCCTTCCTCGTCCTCGCGCTGGCACCGGCCGCCACGACGGTGTGGGCGTTCACCCAGTGGGCGGCCGTCGCCGACGGCGCGGTGCGCACCGAGCAGTGGCGGTGGGCGCCCGCCCTCGATCTGAGCATCGCACTGCGGCTCGACGCCCTCGGGCTGCTGCTGACCGTGCTGGCCGGCGGCGTCGGCACGCTCGTACTCGTCTACTGCACCGGCTACTTCGGCGACGACGAGCCGGGACTGGCGAACTTCGCGGGCGCCCTGACCGCCTTCGCGGGGGCGATGCTGGGGCTCGTCCTCGCCGACGACCTGATCCTGCTGTACGTCTTCTGGGAACTGACCACCGTCTTCTCGTTCCTGCTCATCGGCCATCTGTCGGAGAAGAAGGCCAACCGGCGCTCCGCGCTGCAGGCGCTGCTCGTCACCACGGTCGGCGGCCTGGCCATGCTCGTCGGACTGCTGATGCTCGGTCAGGCGGCCGGTACCTACCGGATCTCCGTCCTCGTCGCGCATCCGCCGCCGCTGGGCGGCACGGCGGTGCCGGTCGCCCTGGTGCTGGTGCTCGCGGGAGCGCTGTCGAAGTCCGCGATCTGGCCGTTCAGTCTGTGGCTGCCCGGTGCCATGGCGGCGCCGACGCCGGTCAGCGCCTATCTGCACGCGGCGGCCATGGTGAAGGGCGGCATCTATCTCGTCGCCCGGTTCTCCCCCGCCTTCGCCGTGGTCGCGCCCTGGCGGGGTGTGACGCTGACGCTCGGCGCCGCCACGATGCTGCTCGGCGGCTGGCGGGCGCTGCGCGAGACCGACCTCAAGCGGATCCTCGCCTACGGGACGGTGAGCCAACTCGGCTTCCTCACCGCGCTGGTGGGGGCCGGGTCCCGGTACACCGCGCTGGCCGGCGCCACCATGCTGCTGACGCACGCGCTGTTCAAGGCGCCGCTGTTCCTCGTGGTCGGCATCGTCGACCACGCCACCGGGAGCCGCGACATCCGCCGGCTCGCCGGTCTGGCGCGCGCGATGCCGGTGGTCTGCGGCACCGCCTGCCTCGCCGGTGCCTCGATGGCGGGCCTGCCGCCCTTCCTCGGCTTCGCCGCCAAGGAGGCCTCGTTCGCCGCGCTCTGGGCGGGCGGCACCGCCGACCGCCTCACCCTGTACGCGACCGTCGCCGGATCGGCCCTGACCACGGCGTACACCCTGCGCTTCCTGTACGGCGCGTTCGGTCCTGCCACGTCGCCCGACCTGCCGCGGGCGACCGCGCACGGCGGGCGGACGACGGCGGCCCTGTGGGCTCCCACCGCGCTGCTGGCGCTGGCGGGCCTGGTGCTGGGCCCGGGGGTGGGCCTGCTGGCGCCGCTGATGGAGCGCTACGCGGCCGCGTTCCCGTCCCGCGGCACCCCGTACCACCTGGCCCTGTGGCACGGCGCCGGCCTCCCGCTCACCCTGTCGGAGATCGCGTGGGCGGCCGGTGTGGCGCTGTTCGTCGCTCGGAACCACCTGGTCCGCTGGGGCAAGCGGCTGGCGCTGCCGAGCGCCGAGGCGGCGTTCGCCCAGATCCTGTGGCAGACCGAGCGCTTCGCGCTGCAACTGACCGGGAGCATCCAGCGCGGTTCGCTGCCGGTCTATCTCGGCACGGCGCTGCTGGTCTTCTCCGGCGCCGAGGCGGCGGCGCTGTTCACCGACCGGCCGTGGGCGTGGGGCGGCTCGCCACACCTGTGGGACGACGCGGGCCAGATCGCGGTGGCGGCCGCCGTGGCGGCGGCGGGCGTGCTGTGCCTGCCGACCCGGCAGCGGATGAAGGCGGTGGTGCTGGCCGGCACGACCGGCTACGGCACCGGCGTGCTGTTCGTGCTGCAGGGGGCGCCGGACCTCGCGCTGACGCAGTTCACGGTGGAGACGACCAGCATCGTCGTGTTCGTCCTGGTGCTGCGCCGCCTCCCGCACCGCTTCCCGCCGACGGCGACGGCCTGGCGCCGCGCCCTGCACGCCGCGCTCGGCGTCACCACCGGGACGCTGGCGGCGGGTCTGACGTATCTGGCGGTGGCGGCCCGCCGGCATCCGTCCGCGGGCGCCGCCATGGTGGCCGAGACCGCGCACGACGGGCTGAAGAACGTGGTCGCGACGATCCTCGTCGACCTGCGGGCCTGGGACACGATGGGCGAGTCGGCGGTGCTGGCGGTCGCGGCCGTCGGCGTGACGAGCCTGGTCTATCTGCGCCGCCGGGCCGGTGCGCTGCCGCGCGTGCCGGAGGACGGCGGCACGGCGGGCGTGTGGGCGTCGGAGGTGCGGGCCGGGCCGCGTGCGGCGCCCGAGCGCACCTGGCTGGCGGCCGGTGACACCCTCGACCCCGACCGGCGCTCGGTGGTCTTCGAGGTGGTGGCGCGGCTGGTCTTCCACCCCATCCTCGTCCTCTCGCTGTATCTGCTGTTCTGCGCTGAGAACCTGCCGGGCGGCGGCTTCACGGCCGGGCTGGTCGCGGGGCTGGCGCTCGTCGTGCGGTATCTGGCGGGCGGGCGCTACGAGTTGGCCGAGGCGGCGCCCGTCGACGCCGGGTTCCTGCTCGGCACCGGCCTGATGATCTCCGTCGGAACGGGTCTCGGCGGGCTGGTGCTCGGCTCCGACGTCCTGGACAGCGGGGTGTTCCACACCCGGCTGCCGCTCTTCGGCGAGGTGCACGTCCCCAGCTCCGTGCTCTTCGACTTCGGCGTGTACCTGCTGGTCCTCGGGGTCGTCCTCGACGTGCTGCGGAGCCTCGGCGCGAAGATCGACCAGCAGATCGAGCGCGAAGAAGCCCGGAGGAAGGCATGA